One segment of Thermosynechococcus sp. HN-54 DNA contains the following:
- a CDS encoding response regulator transcription factor: MKPRILIIDDDPAIADVLAINLQMAGYEVTKSLDGMQGQALAVQLSPDLILLDLMLPQVDGFTICQRLRRDPRTQDIPILMLTALSQTHNKVEGFNAGADDYLTKPFELEEMLARVRALLRRADRIPATAGHREILSYGPLTLVPERFEVSWFGKIIKLTRLEFELLHCLLQRHGQTVSPSEILKEVWGYDPDDDIETIRVHVRHLRTKLEPDPRNPRYIKTVYGAGYCLELPSQIEPPSAS; encoded by the coding sequence ATGAAGCCCCGCATCTTAATCATTGATGATGACCCTGCGATCGCTGACGTTTTGGCAATTAACCTGCAAATGGCGGGCTACGAGGTCACAAAGTCCTTAGATGGGATGCAAGGGCAAGCCCTCGCTGTGCAACTCTCTCCCGATCTCATTCTCCTTGACCTAATGTTGCCCCAAGTGGATGGCTTCACCATTTGCCAACGCCTGCGGCGCGATCCGCGTACCCAAGATATTCCGATTTTGATGCTGACGGCTCTGAGCCAAACCCACAACAAGGTGGAGGGGTTTAATGCGGGTGCCGATGACTATCTCACCAAGCCCTTTGAATTGGAGGAAATGCTGGCACGGGTACGTGCCCTCTTGCGCCGGGCCGATCGCATTCCCGCCACGGCAGGCCATCGCGAAATCCTCAGCTATGGGCCATTAACGCTGGTACCAGAGCGGTTTGAGGTCTCTTGGTTTGGCAAAATTATTAAGCTGACGCGCTTGGAATTTGAGCTGCTGCACTGTCTGCTGCAACGCCACGGCCAAACGGTCTCTCCCAGTGAAATTCTTAAGGAAGTCTGGGGCTATGATCCCGACGATGACATTGAAACAATTCGCGTCCACGTTCGCCACCTGCGGACAAAATTGGAACCGGATCCGCGGAATCCCCGCTATATCAAAACCGTCTATGGAGCTGGCTACTGTCTCGAATTGCCCAGTCAGATTGAGCCACCATCTGCATCTTAG
- a CDS encoding metallophosphoesterase, translated as MGDRGACPEDSRLLLIGDVHGHYEGLCRLLDLMSPRAGDRLYFLGDLVDRGPSSASVVELVRQCGYGAVRGNHEDMMLLTFEGKQINAARLFVWCNSGGDETLASYTSTDLLWEHLDWLHAVPFYQDLGDVFVVHAGLDPCLPLEQQSSQQCCWIREQFLGHPTPYFADKTIVVGHTITFTFPGVEAGKIVRGAGWIDIETGAYHRRSGWLTALDWTNQWVYQVNVLYGGTRQGELTQFLADLGDFSYSIS; from the coding sequence GTGGGCGATCGCGGAGCGTGTCCAGAGGACAGTCGCCTTCTCCTGATTGGAGATGTCCATGGTCACTACGAAGGCCTGTGCCGTTTACTTGATCTCATGTCACCGAGAGCGGGCGATCGCCTGTACTTCCTTGGTGACCTCGTGGATCGAGGACCGAGTAGCGCCTCTGTCGTGGAATTAGTGCGCCAGTGTGGCTATGGTGCTGTGCGCGGCAACCACGAAGACATGATGCTCCTCACCTTCGAGGGCAAACAAATCAATGCCGCTCGGCTCTTTGTTTGGTGTAATAGTGGTGGGGATGAGACCCTTGCCAGCTACACTTCCACCGATTTGCTTTGGGAACACCTTGACTGGCTGCATGCAGTTCCCTTCTATCAAGATTTAGGGGATGTGTTTGTTGTGCATGCGGGTCTTGATCCCTGTCTTCCCCTAGAACAGCAAAGCAGCCAACAGTGCTGCTGGATCCGCGAACAGTTTTTAGGCCATCCCACGCCCTACTTTGCCGATAAAACAATTGTGGTGGGTCACACAATTACATTTACATTTCCCGGTGTGGAGGCAGGGAAAATTGTGCGCGGGGCTGGCTGGATAGACATTGAAACCGGTGCTTATCATCGCCGCAGTGGCTGGTTGACGGCGCTCGATTGGACGAATCAATGGGTGTATCAAGTGAATGTCCTCTACGGTGGTACCCGCCAAGGGGAACTGACTCAGTTTTTGGCTGATTTAGGAGATTTTTCCTACAGTATCAGCTAG
- a CDS encoding DUF3370 domain-containing protein, producing the protein MLAPIFVAQAALATPPQHSFTVVQEYSPRSNVVVQANAVPVNVRPPEVPSPPAATAYVTPTNFAYFPQDIRPLPGQLDDVPVFNSNSPEMVRSEGILLSTFPPHGKWQPAAHLNYPLEGRFDVFAHHITQSNRAVSTPTLYLGLLAYNPTDRYVTVRFHQAASFLSTPDAPFRNLPAILDNPTGFVFSGPGSRVTNQVLRGVRQTFFPSQVTIPPREARMLANLPLPLPTQFPNAVLNRVRAEFMLNADGTVGPKLPLIPDTSPFGEVSSSNGRSTLMYLESNGPIYLAQMSMFARLNEQGTERAPTLEEWWAMLHRGQLVTPRDIPPTPPNANHFGRFFYGRVAGVSQGSRWQATLTDGQTHGQALTIPAPGRAISYGISTLYRGTLGTGQIQSAPMLVRYPDTAYYAHGNYGVHYSLTLPLVNNTRQFQSVVLTLQTPVKQDHRSVTLQFLEPPPPQVFFRGTVRVRFTDDLGQAQERYLHLVQRRGQRGEPLVTLNMRPSEKRDVTVDLLYPPDATPPQVLTVATLLSPSYENTTQVPAAPNSLSLTPVTTP; encoded by the coding sequence ATGCTTGCTCCCATTTTTGTGGCACAAGCCGCTCTAGCAACTCCACCTCAACATTCATTCACCGTTGTACAGGAATATTCGCCTCGCTCGAATGTTGTTGTTCAGGCCAATGCCGTACCCGTTAACGTAAGACCCCCTGAAGTCCCTTCCCCACCCGCTGCAACGGCCTACGTCACACCCACCAATTTCGCCTATTTTCCCCAAGACATTCGTCCACTTCCCGGCCAATTAGATGATGTGCCGGTCTTTAACAGCAACAGTCCAGAGATGGTGCGCTCTGAGGGGATTCTCCTCTCCACCTTTCCACCCCACGGCAAATGGCAACCGGCGGCTCACCTCAACTATCCCCTAGAGGGACGCTTTGATGTCTTTGCCCACCACATTACCCAATCCAATCGGGCGGTGAGTACGCCAACCCTCTATTTGGGGCTGCTGGCCTATAACCCAACGGATCGCTATGTCACGGTGAGATTTCATCAAGCCGCCAGTTTTTTAAGCACCCCTGATGCCCCTTTCCGCAATTTACCCGCAATCCTCGATAACCCCACGGGCTTTGTCTTCTCAGGGCCGGGGAGTCGTGTCACCAACCAAGTGCTACGGGGCGTGCGGCAGACGTTCTTTCCCTCGCAAGTGACGATTCCCCCTCGCGAAGCTCGGATGCTGGCTAATCTCCCCCTGCCGTTGCCCACTCAATTTCCCAATGCGGTGCTGAACCGCGTCCGCGCAGAGTTCATGCTCAATGCCGATGGCACCGTCGGCCCCAAGTTGCCCTTAATCCCAGATACCAGTCCCTTTGGTGAGGTCTCTTCCTCCAATGGCCGCTCTACTTTAATGTATCTAGAGAGCAATGGCCCGATTTATCTGGCGCAAATGTCCATGTTTGCCCGCCTGAACGAGCAGGGCACCGAACGGGCGCCCACCCTAGAGGAATGGTGGGCAATGCTGCATCGCGGTCAATTGGTGACGCCCCGCGACATTCCACCCACTCCCCCCAACGCTAACCATTTTGGTCGCTTCTTCTATGGCCGTGTTGCTGGTGTCAGTCAAGGCTCTCGCTGGCAAGCCACGCTGACCGATGGCCAAACCCATGGACAAGCTTTAACGATTCCGGCACCGGGGCGAGCCATCTCCTATGGGATTAGTACGCTGTACCGCGGCACCCTTGGCACTGGCCAAATTCAAAGTGCACCCATGTTGGTACGCTATCCAGACACGGCCTACTACGCCCATGGCAATTACGGCGTCCACTATAGCTTGACCTTGCCCTTGGTCAACAATACCCGCCAGTTTCAGTCGGTGGTGCTGACGCTGCAAACCCCTGTCAAGCAGGATCATCGCAGTGTGACGCTGCAATTTTTGGAACCACCGCCTCCCCAAGTGTTTTTCCGAGGAACGGTGCGCGTCCGCTTTACCGATGATTTGGGACAGGCTCAAGAGCGCTATCTCCACTTGGTGCAGCGGCGTGGTCAGCGCGGAGAACCTTTAGTTACATTAAATATGCGTCCAAGTGAAAAACGGGACGTCACTGTGGATTTACTCTACCCCCCCGATGCAACCCCACCCCAAGTGCTAACAGTGGCGACATTGCTTAGCCCTAGCTATGAGAACACCACTCAAGTGCCAGCTGCTCCCAATTCTCTGTCCCTCACACCTGTCACTACACCCTAG
- a CDS encoding ChaB family protein, giving the protein MSTTFAQPATKCVSATFKEEAKVKEAIERLLNRGVPKENISIIGRNFQSEARISGFITKKDIILDGVTTGALYGSIFGSLLSLLTGVGVLFIPFIGVVAAAGPLAAALLGATSGALYGALGAGLGSALISLGMPQDKAAIYQTRVQAGEFLLVVEVPEDKAGEIFLLLQSAGGQEAAITEMQIPRQPEGQLSRPEDISPEVRAELSEAAQSKFVEAYNEVLKESNDENNALIKAWEHIKRVFQRDDKGIYGS; this is encoded by the coding sequence ATGAGTACGACTTTTGCTCAACCAGCAACGAAATGTGTTTCAGCCACCTTCAAGGAAGAGGCGAAGGTTAAAGAAGCAATCGAACGGCTCTTAAATCGCGGTGTGCCCAAGGAAAATATCTCAATCATTGGCCGCAATTTCCAGTCTGAAGCCCGTATCAGCGGATTTATTACCAAGAAAGATATTATTCTCGATGGCGTTACCACTGGTGCCCTCTACGGCTCTATCTTTGGTTCGCTGCTGAGTCTGCTGACGGGGGTCGGCGTTCTTTTCATTCCTTTTATTGGCGTTGTGGCTGCTGCTGGCCCTTTGGCGGCTGCCCTTTTGGGGGCGACAAGTGGTGCCCTCTATGGTGCTTTGGGCGCCGGGCTAGGATCCGCACTGATCTCTTTGGGGATGCCGCAGGACAAAGCCGCCATTTATCAAACGCGGGTACAGGCGGGGGAATTTTTGCTAGTCGTTGAAGTACCGGAGGACAAAGCAGGGGAGATTTTTCTCCTCTTGCAATCCGCTGGCGGTCAAGAGGCGGCCATTACCGAGATGCAAATTCCGCGTCAGCCTGAGGGGCAGTTGTCTAGGCCAGAGGATATTTCCCCAGAGGTGCGCGCAGAGCTCTCGGAGGCTGCTCAGTCTAAATTTGTCGAAGCCTACAACGAGGTACTGAAGGAGTCCAACGATGAAAACAATGCCCTCATTAAGGCGTGGGAGCACATCAAGCGCGTCTTCCAACGGGATGATAAAGGCATCTACGGCAGTTAG
- the guaA gene encoding glutamine-hydrolyzing GMP synthase produces the protein MTHSTLHQPATAAGQGLQRQLIVILDFGSQYSELIARRIRETQVYSEVISYRTSAEQLAQLAPKGIILSGGPNSVYDENAPHCDPEIWNLGIPILGVCYGMQLMVQQLGGTVERATAGEYGKAALFIDDPTDLLTNVEQETIMWMSHGDSVTELPPGFRILAHTHNTPIAAIAHPERKLYGVQFHPEVVHSVGGIALIRNFVYHICDCEPTWTTAAFVEEAIREVRAKVGDKRVLLALSGGVDSSTLAFLLHRAIGDQLTCMFIDQGFMRKGEPERLLKLFQEQFHIKVEYVNARDRFLAQLVGVTDPEEKRKRIGHEFIRVFEEESQRLGPFDYLAQGTLYPDVIESANTNIDPQTGERVAVKIKSHHNVGGLPENLRFKLVEPLRKLFKDEVRQVGRSLGLPEEIVRRHPFPGPGLAIRILGEVTPERLEILRDADFIVRQEINRAEMYHDFWQAFAVLLPIRTVGVMGDQRTYAYPVVLRFVTSEDGMTADWARVPYDLLERISNRIVNEVPGVNRVVYDITSKPPGTIEWE, from the coding sequence TTGACTCACTCCACCCTCCACCAACCCGCCACAGCCGCCGGCCAAGGCCTACAACGCCAACTTATTGTCATTCTTGATTTTGGGTCGCAATACTCCGAACTCATTGCCCGCCGCATCCGGGAGACCCAAGTCTATTCCGAGGTTATTTCCTACCGCACTAGTGCTGAGCAACTTGCCCAGTTGGCACCTAAGGGCATTATTCTCTCCGGTGGCCCCAACTCCGTCTATGACGAGAACGCTCCCCACTGCGATCCAGAAATTTGGAACCTCGGGATTCCCATCCTTGGCGTGTGCTATGGCATGCAACTGATGGTGCAACAGTTGGGGGGCACTGTGGAGCGAGCCACCGCTGGGGAGTATGGTAAGGCGGCGCTCTTTATTGACGACCCCACGGATCTGCTCACCAATGTTGAGCAGGAAACGATTATGTGGATGAGTCATGGCGATAGCGTTACCGAGCTGCCTCCCGGTTTTCGTATCTTGGCGCATACCCACAATACCCCAATAGCCGCGATCGCCCATCCAGAGCGGAAACTCTATGGCGTTCAGTTCCATCCAGAGGTAGTGCATTCCGTGGGCGGTATTGCCCTGATCCGCAACTTTGTCTATCACATTTGCGATTGTGAACCCACTTGGACAACCGCTGCCTTTGTCGAAGAAGCCATCCGTGAAGTGCGAGCCAAAGTCGGCGACAAACGGGTGCTCCTTGCCCTATCGGGGGGGGTGGATTCCTCGACGCTGGCCTTTTTGCTCCATCGGGCCATTGGCGATCAACTCACCTGCATGTTCATTGACCAAGGGTTCATGCGCAAAGGGGAACCCGAGCGACTCCTCAAGCTCTTTCAGGAGCAGTTTCACATTAAAGTCGAGTACGTCAACGCCCGCGATCGCTTCCTTGCCCAACTGGTAGGTGTCACCGACCCTGAAGAAAAGCGCAAACGCATTGGCCATGAATTTATCCGAGTTTTTGAAGAAGAGTCGCAGCGGCTGGGGCCTTTTGACTACCTCGCCCAAGGAACACTCTATCCCGATGTCATTGAATCGGCGAACACCAACATTGACCCTCAAACCGGCGAGCGCGTGGCGGTGAAAATCAAGAGCCATCACAATGTTGGCGGCCTGCCAGAGAACCTGCGCTTTAAGCTGGTGGAACCCCTGCGTAAGCTCTTTAAGGATGAAGTGCGCCAAGTGGGGCGATCGCTGGGTCTGCCCGAAGAAATTGTGCGGCGGCATCCCTTTCCTGGCCCCGGTTTAGCAATTCGGATTCTTGGGGAAGTGACCCCGGAACGCCTAGAGATTCTGCGGGATGCCGATTTCATCGTGCGGCAGGAAATTAACCGCGCCGAGATGTACCACGACTTTTGGCAAGCCTTTGCGGTGCTGCTGCCGATTCGGACAGTCGGCGTGATGGGCGATCAGCGCACCTATGCCTATCCGGTGGTACTGCGCTTTGTCACCAGTGAAGATGGGATGACGGCGGACTGGGCACGGGTTCCCTACGACCTCCTCGAGCGAATTTCTAACCGCATTGTCAACGAGGTGCCGGGTGTAAATCGCGTGGTCTATGACATTACCTCCAAGCCACCGGGAACCATTGAGTGGGAGTAA
- the lspA gene encoding signal peptidase II, with product MSSKRLKIKNPLFWWAAGLALISDRLTKAWIVATYALTIPPQTTPILPGVFHITYVTNTGAAFSLFANGSVWLRWLSLIVSLGLITWAMLGPRLDRWQQVGYGCLLGGALGNGIDRFLTGEVVDFLDFRLIQFPVFNVADVAINIGIACLLWSAWRQR from the coding sequence ATGAGTAGTAAGCGGCTCAAGATCAAGAACCCCCTTTTTTGGTGGGCTGCTGGCCTCGCCTTAATCAGCGATCGCCTGACCAAAGCATGGATTGTGGCCACCTATGCCCTAACAATTCCGCCACAAACAACACCAATTCTCCCCGGTGTCTTTCACATTACCTATGTCACCAATACAGGCGCTGCCTTCAGTCTCTTTGCCAACGGCAGTGTTTGGTTGCGCTGGCTGTCTCTTATCGTTAGCTTGGGTCTGATCACTTGGGCGATGCTAGGTCCGAGATTAGATCGCTGGCAGCAGGTGGGCTATGGCTGTTTACTAGGTGGCGCCTTGGGGAATGGGATTGATCGCTTTCTCACGGGCGAAGTGGTTGATTTTTTAGATTTTCGCTTGATTCAATTTCCCGTCTTCAACGTGGCAGACGTTGCCATTAATATCGGCATTGCGTGTCTTTTGTGGTCGGCGTGGCGCCAGCGCTAG
- the dnaB gene encoding replicative DNA helicase — protein MVQEPSFQPDSQLIPPQNLEAEEWILGGILLDPEAINRVVDILPVEAFYLSAHREIYRAAVSLHSRGSPTDLLCVTAWLQDQGLLDKVGGHTKLAELVERTVSAINIDRYALLVKEKYLRRKLIEAGTHVVKLGYDNSLSLNTILDQAEQQIFSVTQDRIQQGLTRTDEILTRTFTELEQRAIGNIKPGLCCNFYDLDNLTQGFQRSDLIIIAGRPSMGKTAIALQIARRIAEIHNLGVAIYSLEMSKEQLVQRLLASEARIDSNYLRAGRISQHQWEPLSRAIGILSQLPIYIDDTPNPTLGEIRSTARRLHAEHPNGLGLILIDYLQLMGGEETTEGRVQELSKITRSLKGLARELNVPVIALSQLSRSVESRQNKRPLMSDLRESGSIEQDADLVILLYRDEYYNPDTPDRGICELLIAKHRNGPVGTVKLLFDPQYTRFENLARD, from the coding sequence ATGGTTCAGGAGCCAAGTTTTCAGCCCGATAGCCAACTGATTCCCCCCCAGAACCTCGAAGCGGAAGAGTGGATCTTGGGGGGTATTCTCTTAGACCCGGAAGCCATTAACCGTGTGGTGGATATTTTGCCCGTTGAGGCCTTTTACCTCAGTGCCCACCGCGAGATCTATCGGGCAGCAGTTTCTCTCCACAGTCGCGGCAGCCCAACGGATCTGCTGTGCGTTACCGCTTGGTTACAGGATCAGGGACTATTGGACAAAGTTGGCGGGCACACCAAATTGGCAGAATTGGTCGAGCGTACGGTGAGTGCGATTAACATTGATCGGTACGCCCTTTTGGTCAAGGAAAAGTACCTACGCCGCAAGCTCATTGAAGCGGGTACCCACGTAGTGAAGCTGGGTTACGATAACAGCCTTTCGTTGAACACCATTTTGGATCAGGCCGAGCAGCAAATCTTTAGCGTCACCCAAGATCGCATCCAGCAGGGGCTGACCCGCACCGATGAAATTCTTACCCGCACGTTTACGGAATTGGAGCAGCGGGCGATCGGCAACATTAAGCCCGGACTCTGCTGCAACTTCTACGATCTGGACAACCTGACCCAAGGCTTCCAGCGATCGGACTTGATTATCATTGCCGGTCGTCCTTCAATGGGCAAGACGGCGATCGCCCTGCAAATTGCTCGTCGCATTGCCGAAATTCACAACTTGGGGGTGGCGATCTACAGCCTTGAGATGTCCAAGGAGCAACTAGTGCAACGTCTTCTTGCCAGTGAAGCTCGCATTGACAGCAACTATTTACGGGCAGGTCGCATTAGCCAACACCAGTGGGAACCCCTAAGTCGGGCGATCGGGATTCTCTCGCAACTGCCCATCTACATTGACGACACCCCCAATCCCACCCTTGGGGAGATTCGCTCCACTGCCCGTCGTCTGCATGCCGAGCATCCCAACGGCTTAGGCTTGATTTTGATTGACTACCTGCAACTGATGGGCGGTGAAGAAACCACAGAAGGTCGGGTGCAAGAACTCTCGAAAATTACTCGCTCCCTCAAGGGACTGGCGCGGGAACTCAATGTCCCTGTCATTGCCCTTTCTCAACTCAGCCGCAGCGTTGAATCGCGGCAAAATAAACGTCCGCTGATGTCGGACTTGCGCGAATCGGGATCCATTGAACAGGATGCGGACTTAGTGATTCTGCTGTACCGCGATGAATACTACAACCCCGACACCCCCGATCGCGGGATTTGTGAACTCCTGATTGCCAAACACCGCAATGGTCCCGTGGGCACGGTCAAGCTGCTTTTTGATCCCCAATACACTCGCTTTGAAAATCTTGCCCGCGATTAG
- a CDS encoding NYN domain-containing protein, producing the protein MKPELWFVAPVSAIALGGIATLIQPQQPLATLLGSGIGALAGAPLIEKNQRRSDRLIRDIHTFLSSSPATTELKTLLLQTLEQQGQQLSDLEEQLHQTLPKALCPMQEEVSQTLQTLRQELARCSPNPDLGQQLDPLLETINAQGALLQNIQTLLQKPQPPATTLKTAVLYDIENLVFNQGQRLDPAKVNELISLNKILQAIKEVVDLGEIAIQRAYGNWQNQILQALNEQLEQSQIERVGVYGRNRDQRNAADIQLAIDAIALIYEYPDINTFVLISGDGGFGSIALRLRDYGKTVIGCAYRNAASDSFQRVCHQFICLENPFIAPATNGRNGTPSPQPSHPANGKNHGSAVAPALAPPLPVEPLNYDQIPLGAISQRETEKLLELLSYYTSNAAKRQELVEGITFDTVFLDIKAVIPQLEPLRFGFFKPSEWVGYLADQQQLPVCIAVNSQLRKAVLCWRDQLPEHCTVRTYEPQNIHTISIYRSIFAHEVAGDPLLAEVGRWLVAHRPRNMASKKIIHTIFEQIRSQEQPISKLGIKRAIANYVRAGILIRTANTLTLNPAIKDFATLVIELQTRFRQAVEARLSKIGETINEQVFAQAVPLRPLKLPNPNNPT; encoded by the coding sequence ATGAAGCCAGAGCTTTGGTTTGTTGCTCCTGTTAGCGCGATCGCCCTTGGTGGTATTGCCACACTAATTCAACCCCAACAACCCTTAGCGACCCTTTTAGGGAGTGGTATCGGTGCCCTTGCGGGTGCTCCGCTCATTGAAAAGAACCAACGTCGTAGCGATCGCCTCATTCGAGATATTCACACATTTCTCTCATCCTCCCCAGCGACTACGGAACTCAAGACACTTCTCCTCCAAACACTAGAGCAACAAGGCCAACAGCTCAGTGATCTGGAAGAACAACTGCACCAAACGCTTCCGAAAGCCCTGTGCCCCATGCAGGAGGAAGTATCACAAACCTTACAAACTCTGAGGCAGGAATTGGCACGTTGCTCCCCCAATCCTGATCTAGGGCAGCAGCTTGACCCCCTCTTGGAAACCATTAACGCTCAGGGCGCTCTTCTCCAAAACATTCAGACATTGCTCCAGAAACCTCAACCTCCCGCCACAACCCTAAAAACTGCCGTCCTCTACGACATCGAGAACCTAGTCTTTAATCAGGGTCAGCGACTCGATCCGGCCAAAGTCAATGAGCTGATTTCCCTCAACAAGATTCTCCAAGCCATTAAAGAAGTCGTTGATCTAGGGGAAATCGCAATCCAGCGAGCCTATGGCAACTGGCAAAATCAAATTCTCCAAGCTCTCAACGAACAACTAGAGCAATCACAAATCGAGCGGGTAGGGGTCTATGGTCGCAATCGTGACCAGCGGAATGCAGCGGACATTCAACTTGCCATTGACGCCATTGCCCTCATCTACGAGTATCCCGACATCAATACTTTTGTGCTCATCTCCGGTGATGGTGGCTTTGGCTCCATTGCCCTGCGCCTACGGGACTACGGTAAAACCGTGATTGGTTGTGCCTATCGGAATGCCGCCAGTGATAGCTTTCAGCGAGTGTGCCACCAATTTATCTGCCTTGAGAATCCTTTCATTGCCCCAGCAACCAATGGCAGAAATGGCACACCTTCACCCCAGCCGTCTCATCCAGCCAATGGCAAGAATCATGGGTCAGCCGTTGCACCCGCATTGGCGCCTCCCTTGCCCGTTGAGCCGCTAAACTATGATCAAATTCCGCTGGGTGCGATCTCCCAACGGGAAACAGAAAAGCTGCTGGAACTGTTGTCCTATTACACGAGCAATGCCGCAAAACGCCAAGAATTAGTAGAGGGAATCACCTTTGATACCGTCTTTTTAGATATTAAAGCGGTCATTCCCCAACTGGAGCCACTACGGTTTGGTTTCTTCAAGCCCTCAGAGTGGGTGGGTTACCTAGCAGATCAGCAGCAATTACCGGTTTGCATTGCTGTAAATAGTCAATTGCGCAAGGCCGTTCTCTGCTGGCGAGACCAGCTGCCCGAACACTGCACAGTCCGTACCTACGAGCCACAGAATATTCACACCATCTCGATTTATCGCAGCATTTTTGCCCACGAAGTGGCAGGGGATCCCCTTTTGGCTGAGGTGGGTCGTTGGTTGGTTGCCCATCGCCCCCGCAATATGGCCTCGAAAAAAATCATCCATACGATCTTTGAGCAGATCCGCAGCCAAGAGCAGCCCATTAGTAAGCTTGGAATCAAGCGGGCGATCGCCAACTATGTCAGAGCGGGTATTCTCATACGAACAGCGAACACCCTCACCCTCAACCCTGCCATCAAGGATTTTGCTACTTTGGTGATCGAGCTACAAACTCGTTTTCGCCAAGCTGTGGAAGCGCGTCTCAGCAAGATTGGCGAAACCATCAATGAGCAGGTCTTTGCCCAAGCGGTTCCCCTCAGGCCTCTAAAACTGCCGAACCCGAACAACCCAACCTAA
- a CDS encoding Mrp/NBP35 family ATP-binding protein gives MSAPLTVESVLAVLRPVEDPELRRSLVELNMIRDVAIEDGTVRFTLVLTTPACPLREFIVEDCKKAVFTLPGVMDVQVAVTAETPQQKSLPDRTDVPGVKNIIAVSSGKGGVGKSTVAVNLALALAQAGAAVGIIDADIYGPNVPTMLGLEDAIVEVRKEPRGDVLLPPTAYDLKVVSMAFLIDRDQPVIWRGPMLNGIIRQFLYQSDWGTLDYLIVDLPPGTGDAQLTLAQAVPMAGVVIVTTPQPVALGDARRGLRMFQQLGVTVLGLVENMSYFIPPDLPNRRYDIFGSGGGEALAAEMGVPLLGQVPLELPVREGGDLGQPILIAHPQSASAQSLRAIAQQVAARVSVAALSPVG, from the coding sequence ATGAGTGCCCCCCTTACTGTTGAGTCTGTGTTGGCCGTTCTCCGCCCTGTGGAAGATCCCGAATTACGGCGATCGCTAGTGGAACTCAACATGATCCGCGATGTCGCCATTGAGGATGGCACGGTTCGCTTTACCCTTGTTCTGACGACGCCCGCCTGCCCGCTGCGGGAATTTATTGTCGAAGATTGCAAAAAGGCGGTATTTACCCTACCGGGGGTGATGGATGTGCAAGTGGCAGTTACCGCAGAAACACCACAGCAAAAAAGCCTGCCGGATCGCACCGATGTACCAGGCGTTAAAAATATCATCGCCGTCTCCAGTGGTAAGGGGGGTGTGGGTAAAAGTACCGTTGCGGTCAACTTGGCGCTTGCCCTTGCCCAAGCCGGTGCTGCCGTGGGCATTATTGATGCCGATATCTATGGCCCCAATGTACCAACAATGCTGGGGCTAGAGGATGCGATTGTCGAAGTGCGCAAGGAGCCAAGAGGGGATGTGCTGTTACCTCCTACGGCCTACGACTTGAAAGTGGTGTCCATGGCCTTCCTGATTGATCGAGATCAGCCGGTCATTTGGCGGGGGCCGATGCTCAATGGCATCATTCGCCAATTTCTCTACCAAAGTGATTGGGGAACGTTGGACTATTTAATTGTGGATTTGCCCCCCGGCACGGGGGATGCCCAACTGACCCTCGCGCAGGCGGTGCCAATGGCAGGGGTTGTGATCGTGACAACACCACAACCGGTTGCTCTAGGGGATGCGCGGCGGGGTCTGCGGATGTTTCAGCAGTTGGGAGTCACCGTCTTGGGGCTAGTGGAAAATATGAGCTACTTTATTCCCCCGGATCTGCCCAATCGTCGCTATGACATTTTTGGCAGCGGCGGCGGTGAAGCCTTGGCAGCGGAAATGGGGGTGCCGCTTCTAGGACAAGTGCCCTTGGAATTGCCTGTGCGGGAAGGGGGAGATTTGGGTCAACCCATTCTCATTGCGCATCCACAGTCTGCTTCGGCTCAATCCCTGCGGGCGATCGCCCAACAGGTGGCAGCACGGGTCTCTGTAGCGGCCCTCAGCCCTGTGGGATGA